A genomic stretch from Telopea speciosissima isolate NSW1024214 ecotype Mountain lineage chromosome 7, Tspe_v1, whole genome shotgun sequence includes:
- the LOC122668522 gene encoding probable histone-arginine methyltransferase 1.3: MEASLGQKQKQQEFSVSVSQLSASSSAAAVARFSIEPEGAQLRFHTELEPSSVIQVDIRTAQLFKLGPIESVCINEGSSTNEEEISYSRGITIQFKVEDESRAFHRAFEHWKKESVQVCAGGRLENGEVLTSKSKFDDKIAASSAKMYFHYYGQLLHQQNMLQDYVRTGTYYAAVIENRADFIGRVVVDVGAGSGILSLFAAQAGAKHVYAVEASEMAEYARRLIAGNPSLGQRITVIRGKVEEVEVPEKADILISEPMGTLLINERMLESYVIARDRFLLPNGKMFPTIGRLVWPLQCNLVSLLSSSVYIYFPEIIFFELSHEFEGLQVDFSVGLKDFFIRKVDNEDLQMFVQDMLPLLLHLRLAYNALLELQVENQSLKLPVLNFIVKLSRLGSLIDSKSDLAITKVVQKLGFSEGP, translated from the exons ATGGAGGCATCTCTAGGGCAGAAGCAGAAGCAGCAGGAGTTCAGTGTCTCCGTTTCTCAGCTCTCTGCCTCTTCTTCTGCTGCAGCGGTGGCTCGTTTCAGCATCGAACCTGAAGGTGCACAGCTTCGGTTCCACACAGAATTGGAACCAAGCAGTGTTATACAAGTTGATATTCGAACTGCCCAG TTGTTCAAGTTAGGACCCATTGAATCGGTCTGCATTAATGAAGGTTCTTCAACCAATGAAGAGGAG ATATCTTATTCAAGGGGAATCACCATTCAATTTAAAGTAGAGGATGAAAGCAGAGCGTTTCATCGGGCATTTGAACATTGGAAGAAAGAATCAGTTCAAGTGTGTGCTG gaGGAAGATTGGAAAATGGAGAAGTTTTGACTTCTAAAAGCAAGTTTGATGATAAAATAGCGGCTTCTTCTGCTAAAATGTACTTCCATTATTATGGACAGCTACTGCATCAACAAAATATGCTACAGGATTATGTGAGGACAG GAACCTATTATGCTGCAGTCATTGAGAACCGTGCAGACTTTATTGGTCGTGTTGTGGTTGATGTAGGTGCTGGTAGTGGTATTTTGTCATTATTTGCCGCTCAG GCTGGCGCAAAACATGTTTATGCTGTGGAGGCATCCGAAATGGCAGAATATGCACGCCGACTGATTGCCGGGAATCCATCCCTGGGACAGCGGATTACG GTGATCAGAGGTAAAGTGGAGGAGGTCGAGGTGCCAGAGAAAGCTGATATTCTGATCTCTGAGCCAATGG GTACCTTGTTGATTAATGAAAGGATGCTGGAATCATATGTGATTGCAAGAGatcgttttcttcttcctaaTGGAAAAATGTTCCCTACAATTGGAAGGTTAGTTTGGCCATTACAATGTAATCTTGTCTCTTTGCTCTCTTCCTCTGTTTA TATCTACTTTCCTGAGATAATTTTCTTTGAGCTAAGCCATGAGTTTGAAGGTTTGCAAGTTG ATTTCAGTGTTGGCCTGAAAGATTTCTTCATTCGCAAAGTAGACAATGAAGATCTCCAAATGTTTGTTCAAGATATGTTACCTTTGCTACTTCACTTGAGATTGGCATATAATGCATTGCTAGAGCTGCAAGTTGAAAATCAAAGCCTTAAACTGCCAGTTTTGAACTTCATTGTAAAATTATCCAGATTGGGCAGTCTAATTGACTCAAAAAGTGATTTAGCTATTACAAAGGTCGTCCAAAAACTTGGTTTCAGTGAAGGACCTTAG